A genomic segment from Idiomarina piscisalsi encodes:
- a CDS encoding DUF3802 family protein: MIVENDGYIELIQYLTGQLPLFSDQSAQEKTADYTLRDLMEEKLSMSMMAVFEQNELSQEQRLDIVRETDAIVYDLEEVLSKVLDTHPTSEQEAFIDEFVGLVKNLFDEHLREYRV, from the coding sequence ATGATAGTAGAAAACGACGGATACATTGAGCTGATTCAGTACTTAACGGGGCAGTTACCGTTATTTTCTGACCAAAGCGCTCAGGAAAAAACCGCAGACTACACGCTGCGGGACTTAATGGAAGAAAAGCTTTCCATGAGCATGATGGCGGTTTTTGAGCAAAACGAATTGAGTCAGGAACAACGGCTCGACATAGTCCGTGAAACCGACGCTATCGTTTATGACCTAGAAGAAGTTCTCTCCAAAGTGCTGGATACTCACCCTACCTCAGAGCAGGAAGCCTTCATTGATGAATTTGTTGGGCTGGTCAAAAACTTGTTTGACGAACACCTGCGAGAATACCGCGTATAA
- a CDS encoding phosphoribulokinase produces MSSKHPIIAVTGSSGAGTTTTGQAVRHIFRSLDVSAAFVEGDSFHRYSRPEMDLAIRKAQEQGRHISYFGSEANDFDRLESLFRSYSQTGQGKIRRYLHSFDDAVPYNQMPGTFTPWEELPENTDALFYEGLHGGVCGDSYDVAQYVDLLIGMVPIVNLEWIQKLIRDTSERGHSREAVTTSIVRSMEDYIHHIVPQFSRTHINFQRVPTVDTSNPFSAKDIPSLDESFVVIRFRGIKNVDFPFYLQMIEGSFMSRTNTLVVPGGKMALAMELILTPLIEQIMDRKNQVRRQVDWISSQQ; encoded by the coding sequence ATGTCATCAAAACATCCAATTATAGCGGTTACTGGGTCTTCGGGTGCCGGTACGACAACGACTGGTCAAGCCGTTCGGCATATCTTCCGTTCGCTAGACGTGAGCGCGGCTTTTGTCGAAGGTGACAGTTTCCACCGCTATTCCCGCCCGGAAATGGACTTAGCTATTCGCAAAGCGCAGGAACAAGGTCGCCATATTAGCTATTTTGGCTCTGAAGCGAATGACTTCGACCGCTTAGAGTCGCTTTTCCGCTCGTACTCGCAAACCGGCCAGGGTAAAATCCGCCGTTACTTACACAGTTTTGATGATGCTGTGCCTTATAATCAAATGCCCGGCACCTTTACACCTTGGGAGGAGCTGCCGGAAAACACCGATGCGCTTTTCTACGAAGGTTTACACGGTGGTGTTTGCGGCGACAGTTATGATGTGGCGCAATATGTCGACTTGCTCATTGGCATGGTGCCCATTGTTAACTTGGAGTGGATTCAGAAGTTAATTCGTGACACCTCAGAGCGCGGCCACTCCCGGGAAGCAGTGACCACAAGCATTGTTCGCAGTATGGAAGACTACATTCACCATATTGTGCCGCAGTTCTCACGTACCCATATTAACTTCCAGCGCGTGCCTACTGTCGATACATCTAACCCATTTAGTGCGAAGGACATACCGTCACTGGACGAAAGCTTCGTGGTCATTCGTTTCCGCGGAATTAAAAACGTCGACTTTCCGTTTTACTTACAAATGATAGAGGGGTCATTTATGTCCCGGACCAATACGTTAGTCGTTCCGGGTGGGAAAATGGCGTTGGCAATGGAGCTGATTTTAACACCATTGATTGAACAAATAATGGATAGAAAAAACCAAGTTCGCCGACAGGTCGACTGGATTTCCAGCCAACAGTAA
- a CDS encoding WD40 repeat domain-containing protein, which translates to MPFIKLSAILLLTLAASACQPSPDKIHKKVHAENGTYAADISDDASYSLVSTDETGLLLWPRYANNAKYQWEHEEGEVSQIIDVDIAADNSVAVAASRYEFSMWDIETGKNLGFWSIGNGRIQNIVVSKSGGTVVLGKRDGTQVAFNPQSGRRIEFYGHTEAVNALDISPNGFYVLSASNDYTAILWDTRSGQIVHRWEYEGRMTQVALHPDGKYAFAADSTDNAVIRALPGGQEVSRLKFPDRQRIFSAARFSPSGDYLITGAPSRRIALWDTATGKLLSDWRVALRDGGRPSNAAVLAVVFDEEENTVVSESSAGLVEWWEIDVTGSK; encoded by the coding sequence ATGCCTTTTATAAAGCTTAGCGCTATACTGCTATTAACTTTAGCGGCAAGTGCCTGTCAGCCTTCCCCTGACAAAATTCATAAAAAAGTTCATGCTGAAAACGGCACCTACGCGGCCGATATCTCCGATGATGCATCATACAGCTTGGTATCCACAGACGAAACCGGGCTCCTGTTGTGGCCTCGCTATGCCAACAACGCTAAGTATCAGTGGGAACACGAAGAAGGCGAAGTCTCACAAATTATTGATGTCGATATCGCTGCCGACAACAGTGTCGCCGTTGCGGCATCACGTTACGAATTTTCTATGTGGGACATAGAAACCGGCAAAAACCTAGGCTTTTGGAGCATAGGTAATGGTCGAATCCAAAACATCGTTGTCAGCAAGTCCGGTGGCACGGTGGTTTTAGGTAAGCGCGATGGCACGCAAGTAGCATTTAACCCACAGTCGGGACGACGTATTGAGTTTTATGGCCATACCGAAGCCGTCAACGCTCTGGATATTTCACCTAATGGCTTCTATGTACTCAGTGCTTCTAACGACTACACGGCTATTTTATGGGACACCCGCAGCGGCCAAATAGTACACCGCTGGGAGTACGAAGGTCGCATGACACAAGTCGCCTTACACCCTGACGGAAAATACGCCTTTGCGGCTGACTCCACCGACAACGCGGTTATAAGAGCATTACCAGGCGGACAGGAGGTCAGTCGCCTTAAGTTTCCTGACCGCCAACGTATTTTCAGTGCAGCTCGATTCAGCCCGTCGGGTGACTACTTAATTACCGGCGCCCCGTCACGCCGAATTGCTTTATGGGATACAGCCACGGGCAAACTTTTAAGCGATTGGCGAGTCGCCTTACGGGACGGCGGACGCCCGAGTAATGCGGCCGTTCTAGCGGTGGTATTCGACGAAGAGGAAAATACCGTCGTTAGCGAGAGCTCGGCAGGGCTGGTTGAATGGTGGGAAATTGACGTAACAGGTAGTAAATAA
- the fkpA gene encoding FKBP-type peptidyl-prolyl cis-trans isomerase encodes MKHLMKPLAVSAVALALAACSQEKFPANDTQLQTEKDKQAYALGSSVGGFIARNLERQEEADFILERDVIIAGFVDAIKGDPQLSDEEAEEILTAMRQEVMEQRQNVLGQKSAEEGKAYLEENKKKEGVQVTESGLQYEVLEEGEGDSPSETDMVEVHYEGTLINGEVFDSSYERGEPTSFPLNRVIQGWTEGLQLMKEGAKYRFVIPAELAYGEREVGGGQIPPNSTLIFTVELLDVKNTEESPAGDTEQ; translated from the coding sequence ATGAAACATCTGATGAAGCCGTTGGCAGTATCAGCGGTCGCTTTGGCGTTAGCCGCTTGTTCACAAGAGAAGTTTCCGGCAAACGACACTCAGTTGCAGACAGAAAAAGACAAACAAGCGTACGCATTGGGCTCATCGGTTGGTGGCTTTATAGCTCGTAACTTAGAACGTCAGGAAGAAGCTGACTTTATTCTTGAACGTGATGTCATCATCGCCGGTTTTGTCGACGCAATTAAAGGCGACCCTCAATTGAGCGACGAAGAAGCGGAAGAAATTCTGACGGCAATGCGTCAGGAAGTGATGGAACAGCGTCAAAATGTTTTAGGGCAAAAGTCTGCAGAAGAAGGTAAAGCGTACCTTGAAGAGAACAAGAAAAAAGAAGGCGTTCAAGTAACTGAGTCAGGTCTTCAGTACGAAGTTCTTGAGGAAGGTGAAGGTGACAGTCCTTCTGAAACGGACATGGTGGAAGTTCATTATGAAGGCACGCTAATTAACGGTGAAGTGTTTGATAGCTCTTACGAGCGCGGAGAACCAACGTCATTCCCGTTAAACCGTGTCATTCAAGGCTGGACCGAAGGCCTTCAGTTGATGAAAGAAGGCGCAAAATATCGTTTCGTTATTCCGGCTGAGCTTGCTTACGGTGAGCGCGAAGTGGGTGGTGGTCAAATCCCACCGAACTCGACATTAATTTTCACGGTTGAGTTACTTGACGTAAAAAATACGGAAGAGTCACCTGCAGGCGACACAGAACAGTAA
- the rsd gene encoding sigma D regulator — MLSRNEQAKKRWGGAHKTIDHWLEERQDLLINYFKLAALPPYENSHKGLPDVVDIRNFCGQLVDYVSSGHFEIYDQIVREASSQGHSVDDLADDLFPLISDTTDIALDFNDKYGDIESTNNCDKFDRDLSALGEAIELRMEFEDQLLNHLEEHQLISA; from the coding sequence ATGTTAAGCCGTAATGAACAGGCAAAAAAGCGCTGGGGTGGCGCTCACAAAACGATTGATCACTGGCTGGAAGAACGTCAGGACTTACTGATCAATTATTTCAAGCTTGCCGCCCTGCCCCCCTATGAAAACAGCCATAAAGGTTTGCCAGACGTCGTTGATATCCGAAATTTCTGCGGCCAATTGGTTGATTATGTGTCCAGTGGTCACTTTGAAATTTATGATCAGATTGTGCGCGAAGCGAGCAGCCAGGGTCACTCCGTTGATGACTTAGCGGATGACTTATTCCCGCTCATTTCAGATACGACCGATATAGCGCTGGATTTTAATGATAAATACGGTGATATCGAATCAACAAATAACTGCGATAAATTTGATCGCGATTTATCGGCTTTAGGTGAAGCCATTGAGCTGCGAATGGAGTTTGAAGATCAGCTATTGAACCACTTGGAAGAACACCAGCTGATATCAGCATAG
- the astA gene encoding arginine N-succinyltransferase: MLLIRPIKPSDYEALYQCAIESGHGFTSLPVDQSLLERRIDRAQKAFRKENVETPGDESYLFVMEDTETGTIAGVSGIEAAVGLDEAFWHYRLGKVVHHSEKLNIYNALETLTLCNDYTGVSELCTLFLREPYRHNMNGRTLSRFRMLFLAQFKQRFSDWVIAEMRGVSDDNGDSPFWTWLEDNFFSMDFPKADYLSGIGDKTFIAELMPRFPIYTNLLSDEAQAVIGKVHDNTRPALKLLESEGFRFRGFVDIFDAGPTVEAEVCNLNSVRNSKVVTVSVKEQVPEVEAAVPHIVCNTQLENFRATKLLLTEGADELILDNEQAEKMHLSDGDDVRIVAL; the protein is encoded by the coding sequence ATGTTGCTAATCAGACCCATTAAGCCGTCAGATTACGAAGCGTTGTATCAGTGTGCGATTGAGTCGGGTCACGGGTTTACCTCGTTGCCCGTTGACCAGTCGCTATTAGAGCGCCGTATTGATCGTGCCCAAAAGGCTTTTCGAAAAGAGAACGTCGAAACACCGGGTGACGAAAGTTACCTATTTGTGATGGAAGACACCGAAACCGGAACCATCGCGGGTGTGAGTGGTATTGAAGCTGCGGTGGGTCTGGATGAAGCATTTTGGCATTACCGTCTCGGTAAAGTCGTGCATCATTCAGAAAAACTTAATATCTATAATGCATTGGAAACGTTGACCTTGTGTAACGACTACACGGGTGTGTCAGAGTTGTGCACTTTGTTCTTGCGCGAACCCTATCGTCACAACATGAACGGTCGCACGTTGTCGCGTTTCCGTATGTTGTTTTTGGCTCAGTTTAAGCAGCGTTTTAGCGACTGGGTGATTGCAGAAATGCGTGGGGTTTCCGACGACAATGGCGATTCACCGTTTTGGACCTGGTTGGAAGATAATTTCTTTTCCATGGATTTTCCAAAAGCGGATTACCTAAGCGGTATTGGCGATAAAACCTTTATTGCTGAGCTGATGCCACGCTTTCCAATTTACACGAACTTGTTGAGTGATGAAGCACAAGCGGTTATTGGGAAAGTGCACGACAACACGCGACCAGCACTTAAGTTGCTGGAATCGGAAGGTTTCCGTTTCCGTGGCTTTGTCGATATTTTTGATGCGGGTCCAACGGTAGAAGCCGAGGTCTGCAACTTAAACAGTGTAAGAAACAGCAAAGTGGTAACCGTGAGTGTTAAAGAACAAGTGCCTGAAGTTGAAGCAGCGGTGCCACATATTGTCTGCAATACTCAGCTTGAAAACTTTCGAGCCACCAAACTGTTGTTAACAGAAGGCGCAGATGAGCTGATTCTCGATAACGAGCAAGCCGAAAAAATGCATTTAAGTGACGGCGACGACGTTCGAATTGTCGCACTTTAA
- a CDS encoding OsmC family protein, whose protein sequence is MNAKVSWHEDMTFVATSGSGHQVIMDGDSPGKAPSPMEMVLMSAGSCASVDVVSILQKARQDFSECYCELSGKRADSTPKVFTDIHIEFVVVGKNVSESHVDRAVKLSADKYCSVAKMLEASVNITHSYRIEEA, encoded by the coding sequence ATGAACGCAAAAGTGAGCTGGCATGAGGATATGACGTTTGTGGCGACTTCCGGCAGCGGTCACCAGGTCATAATGGACGGAGATTCGCCTGGCAAAGCACCAAGCCCAATGGAAATGGTGCTAATGTCCGCTGGCAGCTGCGCCTCTGTTGATGTTGTCAGTATCCTACAAAAAGCCCGTCAGGACTTTAGCGAATGCTACTGTGAGCTTTCTGGTAAGCGCGCTGACTCAACCCCCAAAGTGTTTACAGACATTCATATCGAGTTTGTGGTGGTTGGCAAAAACGTCAGCGAAAGTCATGTTGATCGTGCAGTCAAATTGTCAGCCGACAAGTACTGCTCGGTGGCTAAAATGCTGGAAGCCTCAGTCAACATCACTCATAGTTATCGTATCGAAGAAGCGTAG
- a CDS encoding SlyX family protein — translation MDLKKVEEQMANLETQLTFQEDTIESLNQLVTEQTHQMTEMQRQIRWLGKRLKQMQEQNSTDSDPANEPPPPHY, via the coding sequence ATGGATTTAAAGAAAGTTGAAGAACAAATGGCTAATCTTGAAACGCAATTAACGTTTCAGGAGGACACCATTGAATCACTGAATCAATTAGTCACTGAGCAGACCCATCAAATGACCGAGATGCAACGTCAAATTCGTTGGCTTGGTAAGCGTCTGAAGCAGATGCAGGAACAAAATAGCACGGATTCCGACCCCGCCAACGAACCGCCACCACCACATTACTAA
- the astD gene encoding succinylglutamate-semialdehyde dehydrogenase, which translates to MTNSIQFINGAWEAGEGQKFDSVDPARNEVIWSGESASANQVEKAVMAAREAFPEWADKSVDERLAICKKFSELLEENKEHLARTMAKETGKPVWETRTEVGAMIGKVAISEKAYHERTGTVENEMPGAKAFIRHKPHGVVAVYGPYNFPGHLPNGHIVPALIAGNTIVFKPSELTPMVAQETVKLWEKAGIPAGVINLVQGEVETGKALSAHPQIDGLYFTGSSNTGHLLHKQFGGRPDKILALEMGGNNPLLVKNVSDIDAAVHNIVQSAFITSGQRCTCARRLFIEDSEQGRAVLERLVEVTENILVDDYEADPQPFMGAMISAKAAGEMVDAQNELLHKGAKSLVRMKQEDPKKGFVTPGIVDVTGVEGLEDEEHFGPLLKVYRYKELDGAIKEANNTRYGLSAGILCDDEQTYRYFFKHIRAGIVNWNKPITGASSAAPFGGIGASGNHRASAYYAADYCAYPVASVEADSMTLPESLAPGLKF; encoded by the coding sequence ATGACGAACAGTATTCAATTTATTAACGGAGCTTGGGAAGCAGGCGAAGGTCAGAAGTTCGACTCGGTCGATCCAGCTCGTAATGAAGTTATTTGGTCTGGTGAATCAGCCAGTGCCAACCAAGTTGAAAAGGCGGTAATGGCCGCTCGTGAGGCTTTCCCTGAGTGGGCTGACAAGTCTGTCGACGAGCGCTTGGCAATTTGTAAAAAATTCTCGGAGTTACTGGAAGAAAACAAAGAGCACTTGGCGCGCACCATGGCGAAAGAAACGGGCAAACCCGTTTGGGAAACTCGCACGGAAGTTGGTGCAATGATCGGCAAAGTAGCGATTTCAGAAAAGGCTTACCATGAGCGCACTGGCACAGTTGAAAATGAAATGCCCGGCGCGAAAGCTTTTATTCGTCACAAGCCTCACGGTGTCGTTGCTGTTTATGGGCCTTATAACTTCCCCGGGCATCTGCCAAATGGTCACATTGTGCCAGCGTTAATCGCCGGAAACACCATTGTCTTTAAACCGAGCGAGTTGACCCCAATGGTGGCTCAGGAAACGGTTAAGCTTTGGGAAAAAGCGGGCATACCTGCTGGCGTAATCAACTTGGTACAAGGCGAAGTTGAGACTGGTAAAGCGCTGTCTGCGCATCCACAAATTGACGGCTTGTACTTTACCGGCTCGTCGAATACTGGGCACTTGCTGCACAAGCAGTTTGGTGGACGCCCGGACAAGATCTTAGCGCTGGAAATGGGGGGGAATAACCCGTTACTGGTGAAAAATGTGTCTGATATTGACGCTGCGGTTCACAATATTGTGCAGTCTGCTTTTATCACCTCAGGTCAGCGTTGTACTTGTGCGCGCCGCCTGTTTATTGAAGATTCAGAGCAAGGTCGTGCAGTGCTGGAACGCTTGGTGGAAGTCACAGAAAACATTCTGGTTGATGACTACGAGGCAGATCCGCAGCCTTTCATGGGTGCCATGATTTCTGCTAAAGCTGCCGGCGAAATGGTCGATGCACAGAATGAGCTTTTGCATAAAGGTGCGAAGTCGCTGGTTCGTATGAAACAGGAAGACCCTAAAAAAGGGTTTGTGACACCGGGTATTGTTGATGTAACCGGCGTTGAAGGCCTTGAAGACGAAGAGCACTTTGGCCCACTGCTAAAAGTGTATCGCTATAAAGAGCTTGATGGCGCGATTAAAGAAGCGAATAACACGCGTTATGGTTTGTCGGCAGGCATTTTGTGTGACGACGAGCAGACCTATCGCTACTTCTTTAAGCACATTCGGGCAGGCATTGTGAACTGGAATAAGCCAATTACAGGTGCGAGTAGCGCTGCACCATTTGGCGGCATTGGTGCGAGTGGCAACCACAGAGCAAGCGCTTACTACGCGGCTGACTACTGTGCATACCCGGTTGCCTCTGTTGAGGCTGACTCGATGACGTTACCTGAGTCATTAGCGCCGGGACTTAAATTCTAG
- a CDS encoding efflux RND transporter periplasmic adaptor subunit, protein MAKRTWINPITIVVVVLIAAAVYLFGFPPKETVEQGEQQAVPVKVQQAEISEFRDTIEALGTAMANETVEITAQTQDVVEKIYFDSGDLVKEGQLLAELNARKEVARVQQIKFSLDEAKRQLDRIGELRRGNAASQQQLDEQQVKVNGLQADLEVAEATLREMKIYAPFSGRVGIRQVSPGSLVSPGDVFTTLDDIKPIKIDFSVPERFFASIAVGQEVMARSRAYPGELFSGRITSIDSRIDPVTRAVRVRAKITNDDERLRPGMLLQITLLRSIDEAMLLPEKALVPIQSRQYVYVLTPDNRARQKEVTIGRRKPGIVEITDGLKPGEKVIIEGIVRLRDGIPVSVQGE, encoded by the coding sequence ATGGCAAAGCGTACCTGGATTAACCCAATTACTATAGTGGTTGTCGTTTTAATAGCGGCAGCTGTTTACTTGTTTGGGTTTCCACCAAAAGAGACTGTAGAGCAAGGAGAGCAGCAGGCCGTACCGGTAAAGGTTCAGCAGGCGGAAATCAGTGAGTTTCGTGACACAATCGAAGCTTTAGGTACGGCGATGGCCAATGAGACCGTCGAAATAACAGCGCAGACCCAGGACGTTGTTGAAAAAATCTATTTTGATAGTGGTGACTTGGTAAAAGAAGGGCAGCTTTTAGCAGAGCTTAACGCTCGCAAAGAAGTCGCCCGTGTCCAGCAAATTAAATTTAGCTTAGATGAAGCAAAACGCCAATTAGACCGCATTGGTGAGCTGCGCCGTGGAAATGCGGCTTCACAACAACAGCTTGATGAGCAACAAGTTAAAGTCAACGGTTTACAGGCTGACTTGGAAGTTGCTGAAGCGACGTTGCGAGAAATGAAAATTTACGCACCATTTTCCGGGCGAGTGGGGATTCGGCAGGTCAGTCCCGGCTCTTTAGTTAGCCCGGGGGATGTTTTCACAACCTTAGACGACATTAAGCCGATAAAAATCGATTTCAGTGTACCGGAGCGTTTCTTTGCCAGTATTGCGGTTGGCCAGGAAGTGATGGCCCGTAGCCGCGCCTACCCGGGAGAACTTTTCAGCGGGCGCATAACCAGTATCGATTCACGCATCGATCCGGTGACCCGTGCCGTACGTGTTCGAGCCAAAATCACCAACGACGACGAGCGCCTGCGTCCGGGGATGCTGCTACAAATAACGTTATTGCGCAGCATTGACGAAGCGATGTTGCTTCCGGAAAAGGCGCTGGTTCCAATACAAAGTCGCCAATATGTGTATGTGTTAACGCCGGATAACCGCGCCCGTCAGAAGGAAGTGACCATTGGTCGCAGAAAGCCTGGCATTGTTGAGATAACTGATGGGCTGAAGCCCGGTGAGAAAGTGATCATTGAAGGTATTGTTCGCCTTCGCGACGGAATTCCAGTATCCGTTCAGGGAGAGTAA
- the hemE gene encoding uroporphyrinogen decarboxylase: MTAPALKNDRYLRALLKQPVDRTPVWMMRQAGRYLPEYKEVRAEAGDFMSLCRNTELACEVTLQPLRRFDLDAAILFSDILTIPDAMGLGLYFEAGEGPKFKNPVRDMAAIKNLSVPDMEDELGYVTDAVRMIRRELQGEVPLIGFSGSPWTLATYMVEGGSTKNFSKVKQLMFAEPEAMHMLLDVLADSVTQYLNAQIAAGAQSVMIFDTWGGVLSPRDYKQFSLAYMEKIVKGLTREADGRKVPVTLFTKNGGQWLEAMAATGTDALGVDWTTDLSDARARVGSQVALQGNMDPSVLYASPERIEQEVQSILESFGHGEGHVFNLGHGIHPEVNPEHAKAFIDAIHKYSPQYHK, from the coding sequence ATGACGGCGCCAGCGCTAAAGAATGATCGTTACCTTCGTGCCTTATTGAAGCAACCCGTTGACCGTACGCCGGTGTGGATGATGCGTCAGGCGGGGCGCTATTTACCAGAGTACAAAGAGGTCCGGGCCGAAGCCGGCGACTTTATGTCGTTATGCCGCAATACAGAGCTGGCCTGTGAAGTAACGCTACAGCCGTTGCGCCGCTTTGATCTTGATGCTGCTATCTTATTCAGTGACATATTAACCATTCCGGATGCTATGGGTCTTGGTTTGTACTTTGAAGCCGGCGAAGGGCCTAAATTTAAGAACCCGGTAAGAGACATGGCGGCGATTAAGAACTTGTCGGTGCCTGATATGGAAGACGAGCTTGGCTATGTGACCGATGCGGTTCGGATGATTCGCCGTGAGCTGCAGGGTGAGGTGCCATTGATAGGCTTTTCCGGCAGCCCCTGGACGCTAGCAACGTATATGGTCGAAGGCGGCAGTACTAAGAACTTCTCGAAAGTTAAGCAGCTGATGTTTGCAGAGCCAGAAGCAATGCACATGCTTCTCGATGTACTGGCCGACTCGGTGACTCAATACTTGAACGCGCAAATAGCCGCTGGTGCCCAGTCAGTCATGATATTTGACACCTGGGGTGGTGTTTTATCGCCTAGGGACTACAAGCAGTTCTCACTGGCCTACATGGAAAAGATCGTAAAAGGACTGACCCGTGAAGCTGACGGGCGTAAAGTGCCGGTGACGCTATTCACTAAAAACGGTGGCCAATGGTTAGAAGCAATGGCTGCAACCGGTACTGACGCTCTTGGTGTTGATTGGACAACTGACTTGTCAGATGCACGAGCTCGCGTTGGCAGTCAGGTAGCGTTACAAGGAAATATGGACCCAAGTGTTCTATACGCTTCGCCGGAACGCATTGAACAGGAAGTTCAGAGCATACTGGAGAGTTTTGGTCATGGAGAGGGTCATGTCTTTAATTTGGGGCATGGCATTCACCCAGAGGTGAACCCAGAGCATGCGAAAGCGTTTATTGACGCCATCCATAAGTACAGTCCGCAATACCACAAGTAG
- the nudC gene encoding NAD(+) diphosphatase, translated as MATLYATPATDEPAWWFVVSADHVFLTHDGEVPFGPLNELAFPDLTQYQVIEIGEIRERTCYLVMADYMDEQFNGGDFAPLRQLLSPEDMEMFAMAGRARQFSDFLNTHRFCGRCGTRMQSVEWELAMHCHQCHHRCYPRVSPCIIVAITKGDELLLAQGKRHKAGLYSILAGFVEAGENLEQALEREVYEEAGIRVKNIRYHMSQPWSFPHSLMMGFTAEWESGDLHIDPHELVTGDWFPVDDLPQIPPHGTIARTLIDIALKR; from the coding sequence ATGGCCACTTTATACGCAACTCCCGCCACTGATGAACCCGCCTGGTGGTTTGTCGTCAGCGCTGATCATGTTTTTCTGACGCATGATGGTGAAGTTCCTTTTGGACCGCTTAATGAACTCGCGTTTCCGGACTTAACGCAATATCAGGTCATTGAAATTGGCGAAATCCGTGAGAGAACTTGCTACCTGGTCATGGCAGATTACATGGATGAGCAGTTCAATGGCGGTGACTTTGCGCCGTTACGACAACTGTTAAGCCCTGAGGACATGGAAATGTTTGCGATGGCAGGGCGCGCCCGTCAATTCAGCGACTTCCTTAATACCCATCGGTTTTGTGGTCGCTGTGGCACAAGGATGCAAAGTGTTGAATGGGAGTTGGCGATGCATTGTCATCAATGCCATCATCGTTGTTACCCGCGCGTTTCGCCTTGCATTATTGTGGCAATCACTAAAGGTGATGAATTACTTCTTGCCCAGGGCAAAAGGCATAAAGCCGGGCTCTATTCCATTTTAGCGGGCTTTGTTGAAGCGGGTGAAAATTTAGAACAGGCGCTTGAGCGTGAGGTTTACGAAGAGGCGGGAATCCGTGTTAAAAACATTCGGTACCATATGAGTCAGCCCTGGTCCTTTCCGCACTCTTTAATGATGGGCTTCACCGCTGAATGGGAGTCAGGAGACTTGCACATTGACCCGCATGAATTGGTTACCGGTGACTGGTTTCCAGTAGATGACTTACCGCAAATACCACCGCATGGCACAATCGCCCGTACGCTTATTGATATAGCCCTAAAGAGGTAG